CGGCATCGACTGGTACAGAGGGAAAATGcccttctctttccctcatcAGATCACCATTGAGAAGAGTCCTGCTTACTTCATCACAGAGGAAGTCCCTGAACGCATCTTCAAGATGAACTCCTCCATCAAGCTGCTGATCATCGTCCGTGAGCCCACgaccagagctgtatctgactACACGCAAGTTCTGGAGGGCAAGGAGCGCAAAAACAAGACCTACCACAAGTTTGAGAAGCTGGCCATCGACGCTAGTACCTGTGAGGtgaacacaaagtacaaagcTGTCCGGACCAGCATCTACACCAAACATCTGGAGCGCTGGCTGAAGTACTTTCCCGTGGAGCAGTTCCACATCGTGGACGGGGACCGCCTGATCACTGACCCACTGCCGGAGCTGCAGCTCGTGGAGCGCTTCCTCAACCTACCCTCAAGGATCAGCCAATATAACCTGTACTTCAATGCCACCAGGGGATTTTACTGTCTGCGATTTAACATTGTCTTCAACAAGTGCCTGGCAGGCAGCAAGGGTCGCATCCATCCAGAGGTGGACCCGTCGGTGGTGACTAAACTGCAGAAGTTCTTTCACCCCTTCAATCAGAAGTTTTACCAGATCACTGGTAGAACATTCAGCTGGCCATGATGAGCATTGAAAACTCCTCCACTCCTTGGAtcggtgtttttttttttgttttgtttttttaaacgcCACTCAACGAGATCTCAAAAGATATTTATAGCACTTTTACTGAATTTAATACAAGAACGACAGTGTGACCAAATATAAAAAGGAACTTGATgtaagtttgtttttatctgtgtggAAATTAAACAAAGTAGTTTGGTTTGACTAA
This genomic stretch from Toxotes jaculatrix isolate fToxJac2 chromosome 19, fToxJac2.pri, whole genome shotgun sequence harbors:
- the LOC121199611 gene encoding heparan sulfate glucosamine 3-O-sulfotransferase 5, giving the protein MLFKQQALLRQKLFVLGSLAIGSVLYLVARVGTLDRLQPICPIESRLTPPEPEQIPLRTLQFKRGLLHELRKGNATKEQIRLHNLVQQLPRAIIIGVRKGGTRALLEMLNLHPAVVKASQEIHFFDNDQNYARGIDWYRGKMPFSFPHQITIEKSPAYFITEEVPERIFKMNSSIKLLIIVREPTTRAVSDYTQVLEGKERKNKTYHKFEKLAIDASTCEVNTKYKAVRTSIYTKHLERWLKYFPVEQFHIVDGDRLITDPLPELQLVERFLNLPSRISQYNLYFNATRGFYCLRFNIVFNKCLAGSKGRIHPEVDPSVVTKLQKFFHPFNQKFYQITGRTFSWP